The following are encoded together in the Drosophila biarmipes strain raj3 chromosome 3L, RU_DBia_V1.1, whole genome shotgun sequence genome:
- the LOC108034875 gene encoding uncharacterized protein LOC108034875 isoform X4, which produces MERRQALDSSMSSLYSVASSSNPNPRQPPSSQLQTQQSQQSQQSQLDAFNYSATMSSSSPTPSQAMSTAMSTCTGTGTGLGSGTTHTTPSTSLRATTIGTVVVRCGPIQLVIALLQSPEKIYIKVVELEPKITALGENLDESVRMQREHDETLRNLQSLPGPMDEFVQKADKLLASKRISSELVNAMADTLNIIWQDILNLLQDRQHLLILCTQFHDKMTQCFRKMDQLELACEETLHPPDVPRVQEFLNRFKQLRIDMLTGVMAALKDGNELLAQLEELEKLETLDTRPEHIKRDATRAVHQVQQWLEALHDRRNSLELAWQTRKTQMEQCLALALLGRELVDLEAALQQARMELNTMYSLGECEHTANEMLTKYREWKQQALLLRDRALKITRAKEKVQSAGHFTEDEACARAYAVLSGCTEHLDLVDQREHWLHQSREFFAKAEHTLSVLEKLELELTSVKLPPHSPESYAMYSKVDRDVRSFTEEPLRLGYGILDEVGRTQPETQGVKRVLDELENRKVYIQGICANSSEDQQKVQRALSEFLTHHNELLAWLRASGQLQLQQSVDMGRNLQQAKQFLLQHHELMQDLEIKGELINLLLESIKVHLESLSPQERYDVDSKAESLHKHWIELKDLVLKRVDYVSLLIDFFELANEFSSQLDNMQRQLQQTPDEHKLQFLQATWTGIAATFGELKTRGQRFINLKIVDPYLETKSSAQAVQETLNDFSKRQVDVTSSLENWTTSIAEKREVEYLLEKVMSDNEETVAKSTQVDTQLYPVFTTQSVDSKQLLISTREKLTHVTQDIERAQDEIQQRIQTTLSIQTKDQPSLAKIEQVINNLRMLKAKLDGIKYDYRTLVESVVQFLENIVQLRREIDDYFARQQKEPASGADRSIAEHEKFRDQCMDKFRSLITQSELLIDRVRVLEPPGAREIDTDRILKLLENLRLHFESNSSARMTTLERLEKIEQFRSDLEDIDRSLDSVSQQLHEINNQSVDSLAAAKTTSLAFEYFERTIELLEKRIEKFTESTSQQLLISNPESERYVKDELRKLNDKWQGFKDQVKQKRKSLNQATEFFEVVEKIDAEYREISYFYTSVSNKVPYLRDSVEAGNLVNDIENYVTSREAALRSKLDSASQCAHDMNKVSSLYNDVMNIFQSFIKLKMDINVVQERLKQEQRQKEQREREARDQAEREKVLRETEAKERLLREEHARLENQRQQAAIEQAQRELAARELALREQAVREEESRLQAIREQATREQLAREQAAREEELRIQSLRDIARREEEVRLQNKRDEEIRIRREEEERSRRENESRSKREEEARIQREEITRLQTLRDQVDQQRLVTENIRKDIQVNSIFTELRYASPLFVRPLKDAVAREGDRLVLECEVTGTPEPSVEWFKDGISIQNNSDYKTTFDKGICRLVIEETFAADSARFSCRASNLVGTCDTNATLSVRENAAEVQLVPPRILMFLESGKATEGSSFQFACVVAGVPLPTVQWFKNDKCIDDAPDYVISYNNGEATLKFEEVFLEDDAVYTCSASNPAGIEHCSASLIVEPLEPTELPSFKVPLSNAMARVGQKIKLEAIVSGIPRPEVYWLHNGKPFQPRDSKYEYGRVTLIIPQAYPNDAGSYVLSAKNLAGEAYTSCNVIVKGRLPNETSDSEMASDIEPIKPAVHLPLKDVSIFEGKPVRLDCVIVGQPEPEVIWYHNERPVKESADVQLLFQGDRCSLIIQEVYQEDAGHYKVVAINSAGEASSSCELKVTPLNQAEPATRAQAERQSLPKDALPKFERLLSDVLADEGEQVVLEVQASGDQPLTAQWFLTNKELQLDQRITTQSDSELGIFKLILNNVSGDDKGVYTVKVTNPAGDAKCFSHLIVKSVNAPENRRSSQSSVEILDRHQCPEFKELFSDKQGEIDEVIKFECIVKGKPTPKVHWFFNDQPVHGHNFLVSTSGERQVLTIQKLTHDAVGKISCVAENEAGKATCVAFLNIRGSGPPASSDVQTVSQEHNTESSRVTIKKQTFTTTSTSQVNSYEGNAPQTEVHHSSAHIDQSLKQLGQQRPEIVESHHYQELHKSKEMSSPSVQQKSFSFIQSSAPNGQSAVAIPDSPTRLRREIAPRFTTPLSGKIVDQGADVSMEAIYDGFPSPEIKVEKNGGQLFEDAHTKISNKCNRVTIELKQVGVADAGRYAVTASNTVGQSTSTADLVVKKTIFPPVFGRRLQAQVSKRGEKLTMEVEVTGLPEPTVTWLKDDKPLKEAGISEYRLLAQGNSYRLIIEKAQTSDSGKYMVRATNAGGEAKSIADCAILEPSPERMQEVVKTIVYETGPVAAVAPSSDFKTENPNHTQNGENQQSYQSSQTEVTSANDLHGLSESKVITEHRCTTEATMRLEHKSNYLDLPELTPRPKTPTTNDTITITSNTATASMDQPDQTEPTATTTKAPPPVPPKPCTPVMATTFGQQQQPPQTLTSTRYEQSEHKSSTTSSSFDYFKKIDEETVIQRPNPLTFKPLETVVRKPQAQSLAEELRSLNLIPGDAPEFCYSPKTERSEPKVPLITEKIKILSEVQPKEPPPQGGVPVFPPPLGLQTVQHETTTTKEVKVEYGQPIVRPAAVLATPAQQNPRSPSPKPSAEGVAMSRLWTPTGVTGYTSDVEQKSEKTVISKLATPTPSKELNAPFLVNQIAKSIPSTTATPATHLVNVELEPGTPPEICFAPKVEETRRRSLVESMEQKLEQNLIQGPSKVLPHSVPTLTPAAVPPAQPKPLGSTTYRPPPPVIPTRLGVYESDYESDRYKYSGSESDVEPGNRKQPQQTTMETSFKSSGYTADTEEHSSYRKSESSYYETKSSSSVGNAFPKLQPEPPAPIYFTPKPQPQVQPQVVPPPQSNFSSQEAKDYKYTSSSMTSNYSHNMQSSSSSSRQETKYSSTTGAPPPQVVTYPSPIPAQRKTPAAEFSDYSSEIDERFRSVSRANESDAEIKGYRVVFPPTPTPRTNLATNGHKSPVVVITPSPMEFEPTPQEYARPKFEPIGKEIRHEIKTESSSKQSKFVQNQQQSQPVFKPKPVAAKFIAATQQQQQPQATARPTMYYNAVAGAPMHLAKVATETKNVMQMHESTESSQRVVNMQQTKRIIHFDSPQEQRDQQIVLEPFPYSPATSRTPSRQSHLPPPATPTKFVPGEFRESDYESEIEGARIQPLWSPYGDGLTKGFRRVAPPQGGSRSCSLPRTYERVLSPMEFDRGPEMPSKIHVDINTLKKEQRGGSTVTTQHRTQSLNRNSTMRQQQQQQQQQQQQSMDQIDRAGTLPRYGYSSLQQQAENQGRRMGSTFLQKSHQFVDDVSREVRSSASNGLGIRPGFKRAPSEGSSQQPQAFRDESRVSQYVPELPNTEPVNAHLSRDELAQRQPLFITPLKDIAVGVGGTARFECIVQAHPQPQVNWTHNGGLLEPGSRHCIEYRNGVCRLTLPQAYPDDNGSYACTAMNPLGAASTSGNLTVSSTNRGFRY; this is translated from the exons AGTCCTGAGAAGATCTACATCAAAGTGGTAGAGCTAGAGCCAAAGATCACAGCCCTCGGCGAGAACCTGGATGAATCGGTGCGCATGCAGAGGGAGCACGATGAGACCCTGCGAAATCTACAG AGCCTGCCTGGACCCATGGATGAGTTCGTCCAGAAGGCGGAcaagctgctggccagcaAGCGGATCAGTTCGGAACTGGTCAACGCCATGGCCGACACGCTGAACATTATCTGGCAGGATATCCTGAACCTCCTGCAGGACCGTCAGCACCTTCTGATCCTCTGCACACAGTTCCACGACAAGATGACGCAGTGCTTCCGGAAGATGGACCAACTGGAATTGGCCTGCGAGGAGACTCTGCATCCGCCGGACGTGCCCCGTGTCCAGGAGTTCCTTAACAGATTCAAACAACTGAGGATCGACATGCTCACCGGTGTGATGGCCGCTCTAAAGGATGGAAACGAACTGCTGGCccagctggaggagctggagaagcTGGAGACCCTGGACACAAGACCGGAGCACATCAAACGCGACGCCACGCGGGCTGTTCATCAGGTTCAGCAGTGGCTGGAGGCCCTGCACGATCGCAGGAACTCCCTGGAGCTGGCCTGGCAGACGAGGAAGACCCAAATGGAGCAGTGCCTGGCATTGGCCTTGCTGGGCAGAGAACTAGTCGATCTGGAGGCAGCCCTGCAACAGGCCAGGATGGAGCTGAACACCATGTACAGTTTGGGTGAATGCGAGCACACGGCCAACGAGATGCTCACCAAGTACAGGGAGTGGAAGCAACAGGCTCTGCTCCTCCGGGATCGAGCGCTCAAGATCACCAGGGCCAAGGAGAAGGTGCAGTCCGCTGGTCACTTCACCGAGGACGAGGCATGTGCTCGTGCCTATGCCGTACTGAGTGGCTGCACGGAGCACCTGGATCTGGTGGATCAGCGAGAACACTGGCTGCACCAATCGCGGGAGTTCTTCGCCAAGGCCGAGCACACATTGAGTGTCCTGGAGAAACTGGAACTGGAGCTCACGAGTGTAAAACTGCCACCGCATTCCCCAGAGAGCTATGCCATGTACTCCAAGGTGGATCGAGATGTTCGCAGCTTCACCGAGGAACCTTTGCGTTTGGGTTACGGCATCCTCGACGAGGTGGGCAGGACTCAACCGGAGACGCAGGGTGTGAAGAGGGTCCTGGATGAGCTGGAGAACCGGAAGGTGTACATCCAGGGCATCTGCGCCAACAGCAGCGAGGATCAGCAGAAGGTGCAGCGGGCCTTGAGTGAATTCCTAACTCATCACAACGAGCTTTTGGCCTGGCTGAGAGCCTCTGGCCAACTGCAATTGCAGCAGAGCGTGGACATGGGCCGAAATCTGCAGCAGGCCAAGCAGTTCCTACTCCAGCACCACGAACTCATGCAGGATCTAGAG ATAAAAGGCGAGCTGATCAACCTGCTGCTGGAGTCCATCAAGGTCCATCTGGAGTCCCTGAGTCCCCAGGAGCGCTACGATGTGGACTCCAAGGCGGAGTCCCTGCACAAGCACTGGATCGAACTGAAGGACCTGGTGCTCAAGCGAGTGGATTACGTTTCCCTGCTGATAGATTTCTTTGAGCTGGCCAACGAGTTCTCCAGCCAACTGGACAACATGCAGCGCCAACTGCAGCAAACTCCCGACGAGCACAAGCTGCAATTCCTCCAGGCCACTTGGACGGGCATTGCGGCCACCTTCGGCGAACTGAAGACCCGAGGACAGCGATTCATCAACCTGAAA ATTGTGGATCCATATCTCGAGACCAAATCCTCGGCACAGGCGGTGCAAGAGACGCTGAACGACTTCAGTAAGCGGCAGGTCGACGTGACGAGCAGTTTGGAGAATTGGACAACGAGCATTGCGGAGAAGCGAGAAGTCGAATACCTACTCGAGAAAGTCATGAGCGACAATGAGGAG ACCGTGGCCAAGAGCACCCAGGTGGACACCCAGTTGTATCCCGTCTTCACCACCCAGAGCGTGGACTCCAAGCAGCTGCTGATCAGCACCCGCGAGAAGCTGACCCACGTGACCCAGGACATCGAGCGGGCCCAGGATGAGATCCAGCAGCGCATCCAGACGACGCTCAGCATCCAGACGAAGGACCAGCCGTCGCTGGCCAAGATCGAGCAGGTGATCAACAACCTGCGCATGCTGAAGGCCAAGCTGGATGGCATCAAGTACGACTACCGCACCCTGGTCGAGAGTGTGGTGCAGTTTCTGGAGAATATAGTGCAGCTGCGACGCGAGATCGACGACTACTTCGCCCGGCAGCAGAAGGAGCCCGCTTCCGGCGCAGATCGCAGCATTGCGGAGCACGAGAAATTCCGCGATCAGTGCATGGATAAATTTAGATCGCTAATCACACAATCCGAACTGCTGATCGATCGGGTGCGAGTGCTGGAGCCGCCGGGAGCCCGCGAAATCGACACCGATCGCATTCTGAAGCTGCTCGAGAACCTGCGCCTGCACTTCGAGTCGAACAGCAGCGCCCGCATGACGACGCTGGAGCGCCTGGAGAAGATCGAGCAGTTCCGCTCCGACCTGGAGGACATCGATCGCAGCCTGGACAGCGTGAGCCAGCAGCTGCACGAGATCAACAACCAGAGCGTCGACAGTCTGGCGGCGGCCAAGACCACGTCGCTGGCGTTCGAGTACTTTGAACGGACCATAGAG CTGCTCGAGAAGCGGATCGAGAAGTTTACGGAGTCCACGAGCCAGCAGCTTCTGATAAGCAATCCCGAGAGCGAGCGGTACGTCAAGGACGAACTGCGCAAACTCAACGACAAGTGGCAGGGCTTCAAGGACCAGGTGAAGCAGAAGCGAAAGAGCCTCAACCAGGCTACCGAATTCTTCGAGGTGGTCGAAAAG ATCGACGCGGAGTACCGTGAGATTAGCTACTTCTACACCAGCGTATCCAACAAGGTTCCCTACCTCCGGGATTCCGTGGAGGCTGGCAACCTGGTCAACGACATCGAGAACTATGTGACCAGCAGGGAGGCAGCCCTGCGCTCCAAGCTGGACAGTGCCTCGCAATGTGCCCACGACATGAACAAGGTCTCGTCCCTGTACAACGATGTGATGAACATCTTCCAGTCCTTCATCAAGCTGAAGATGGACATCAATGTGGTGCAGGAGCGTCTGAAGCAGGAGCAGCGCCAGAAGGAACAGAGGGAGCGGGAGGCGCGGGATCAGGCGGAAAGGGAGAAGGTTCTTCGGGAGACGGAGGCCAAGGAGCGGTTGCTCAGGGAGGAGCATGCGCGCCTGGAGAACCAGCGCCAGCAGGCGGCCATCGAGCAGGCTCAAAGGGAACTGGCGGCCAGGGAGCTGGCTCTCAGGGAGCAGGCCGTCCGGGAGGAGGAGTCCAGATTGCAGGCGATACGGGAGCAAGCCACGCGGGAGCAACTGGCCAGGGAGCAGGCTGCCAGGGAGGAGGAGTTACGCATCCAATCCCTCAGAGATATAGCCCGACGTGAAGAGGAAGTGCGTCTGCAGAACAAGAGGGATGAGGAGATCCGCATCCGcagggaggaggaggagcgaTCCCGCAGGGAGAACGAGTCCCGTTCGAAGCGAGAAGAGGAGGCCCGCATCCAGCGGGAGGAGATTACCAGGCTCCAGACCCTTCGCGATCAGGTGGATCAACAGCGCCTGGTGACCGAAAACATCCGCAAGGACATCCAGGTGAACTCCATTTTCACGGAGTTGCGCTACGCCTCTCCGCTCTTCGTTCGTCCCCTAAAAGATGCAGTGGCTCGCGAAGGAGATCGTTTGGTCCTCGAATGCGAGGTCACGGGTACTCCGGAGCCCTCTGTCGAGTGGTTCAAGGATGGCATCAGCATCCAGAACAATTCCGATTACAAGACCACCTTCGACAAGGGAATCTGCCGACTGGTGATCGAGGAGACCTTTGCCGCCGACTCGGCACGTTTCAGTTGCCGTGCCTCGAATCTGGTGGGAACTTGCGATACGAATGCCACACTATCCGTTCGGGAAAATGCCGCAGAGGTCCAGTTGGTGCCCCCAAGAATCCTGATGTTCCTGGAGAGCGGCAAGGCCACCGAGGGCAGTTCCTTCCAGTTCGCTTGTGTGGTGGCCGGAGTTCCTTTGCCCACGGTCCAGTGGTTCAAGAACGACAAGTGCATCGATGATGCGCCCGATTATGTGATCAGCTACAATAATGGTGAGGCCACTTTGAAGTTCGAGGAGGTCTTCTTGGAGGATGATGCGGTGTACACCTGCAGCGCCTCAAATCCCGCGGGAATAGAACACTGTTCCGCTTCTCTCATTGTGGAAC CTCTGGAACCAACTGAATTGCCCAGCTTCAAGGTTCCCCTCTCGAATGCCATGGCTCGAGTGGGTCAGAAGATCAAACTGGAGGCCATTGTGAGTGGCATTCCCAGGCCAGAAGTCTATTGGCTGCACAACGGCAAGCCCTTCCAGCCGCGGGATTCCAAG TACGAATACGGCCGCGTAACGCTGATAATCCCGCAGGCTTATCCCAACGACGCCGGATCCTACGTCCTGAGCGCCAAGAACCTAGCTGGCGAGGCCTATACCAGTTGCAACGTGATAGTGAAGGGTCGCCTGCCCAACGAGACCTCCGATTCCGAGATGGCCAGCGACATAGAGCCCATCAAGCCAGCCGTCCACCTGCCCCTCAAGGACGTCTCCATATTCGAGGGCAAGCCCGTGAGGCTGGACTGCGTGATTGTGGGTCAGCCGGAGCCCGAGGTCATCTGGTACCACAACGAGCGACCCGTCAAGGAGTCCGCCGATGTTCAGTTGCTTTTCCAGGGGGACAGATGTTCCCTGATTATCCAAGAGGTCTACCAAGAGGACGCAGGCCACTACAAGGTGGTGGCCATCAATTCGGCGGGAGAAGCATCCAGTAGTTGTGAACTCAAGGTCACTCCATTGAATCAGGCGGAACCTGCCACTCGGGCCCAGGCGGAGAGGCAATCCCTGCCCAAGGATGCGCTGCCCAAGTTCGAAAGACTTCTCTCTGATGTCCTGGCCGATGAAGGCGAGCAGGTGGTCCTCGAAGTCCAGGCCAGTGGCGATCAACCGCTGACTGCTCAGTGGTTCCTGACCAACAAGGAACTCCAGCTGGACCAGAGGATCACCACCCAATCAGACTCCGAACTGGGTATCTTCAAGCTCATTCTGAACAATGTGAGTGGCGATGACAAGGGCGTTTATACCGTCAAGGTCACCAATCCCGCGGGGGATGCCAAGTGCTTTTCGCATCTCATAGTGAAATCCGTGAACGCTCCCGAGAATCGCAGGAGTAGCCAGTCCTCAGTGGAAATCCTAGACCGTCACCAGTGTCCCGAATTTAAAGAACTGTTCAGCGACAAGCAAGGCGAAATCGACGAGGTGATCAAGTTCGAGTGCATTGTCAAGGGCAAGCCCACGCCAAAGGTGCACTGGTTCTTCAACGATCAACCCGTTCATGGTCACAATTTCCTGGTCTCTACCAGTGGAGAACGTCAGGTGTTGACCATCCAAAAGCTAACCCACGACGCCGTGGGCAAGATCAGTTGTGTGGCGGAGAATGAGGCAGGAAAGGCCACCTGTGTGGCCTTCTTGAATATCCGGGGCAGCGGTCCGCCCGCCTCTAGTGACGTTCAAACAGTGAGCCAGGAGCACAACACGGAATCTTCGAGGGTGACGATCAAGAAGCAGACCTTTaccaccacctccacctcgCAGGTCAACTCCTATGAGGGAAATGCCCCGCAAACCGAGGTGCATCACTCCTCCGCCCACATTGATCAGTCCCTGAAGCAACTTGGCCAGCAGAGGCCCGAGATCGTGGAGAGTCACCACTACCAGGAGCTGCACAAGAGCAAGGAGATGAGCAGCCCCAGTGTGCAGCAGAAGTCCTTCAGCTTCATCCAGTCCAGTGCACCCAATGGTCAGTCCGCCGTGGCCATTCCCGATTCGCCCACTCGCCTCAGGAGAGAGATTGCTCCGAGGTTCACCACTCCCCTCAGCGGAAAGATCGTGGATCAGGGCGCCGATGTCAGCATGGAGGCCATTTACGATGGCTTTCCCTCGCCCGAGATCAAGGTGGAGAAGAACGGAGGTCAGCTGTTCGAGGATGCCCACACCAAGATCTCCAACAAGTGCAATCGCGTGACCATCGAACTCAAacaggtgggcgtggccgatGCGGGACGATATGCGGTGACCGCCTCCAACACGGTGGGTCAGTCCACCAGCACAGCGGATCTGGTAGTAAAAA AGACCATATTCCCACCCGTCTTTGGCCGACGTCTGCAGGCTCAGGTAAGCAAGAGGGGCGAGAAGCTGACCATGGAGGTGGAGGTCACCGGGTTGCCCGAACCCACGGTCACCTGGctgaaggacgacaagcctCTCAAGGAAGCTGGTATCTCTGAATATCGCCTGCTGGCCCAAGGAAACTCTTACAGGCTTATTATCGAAAAGG cACAAACCTCGGATTCCGGCAAGTACATGGTGCGAGCCACAAATGCAGGAGGTGAGGCCAAGAGCATCGCCGACTGTGCCATCCTGGAACCCTCTCCGGAACGCATGCAGGAGGTGGTCAAGACGATTGTCTATGAGACGGGCCCCGTGGCAGCTGTGGCCCCATCCAGCGATTTCAAAACCGAA AACCCGAATCATACTCAGAACGGCGAAAACCAACAGTCGTACCAGAGCAGTCAGACCGAAGTGACCAGTGCCAATGACCTCCACGGTTTGTCCGAGTCGAAAGTGATTACTGAGCATCGTTGCACCACCGAGGCAACCATGCGTCTAGAGCACAAATCGAACTATCTGGATCTGCCGGAGCTGACCCCACGTCCCAAGACACCGACCACAAACGATACTATCACCATCACCTCGAACACTGCCACCGCCAGCATGGATCAGCCAGATCAGACAGAGCCCACCGCCACAACCACCAAAGCCCCACCACCAGTGCCCCCCAAACCGTGTACACCAGTGATGGCCACCACCTTTggccaacagcagcaaccGCCGCAGACGCTGACCAGCACCAGATACGAGCAGAGCGAGCACAAGTCGagcaccacctcctcctcgtTCGACTACTTCAAGAAGATCGATGAGGAGACCGTCATCCAGCGACCCAACCCACTGACCTTCAAGCCCCTGGAGACGGTGGTGCGAAAACCACAGGCGCAATCGCTGGCGGAGGAACTGAGGAGTCTCAACCTGATACCAGGAGATGCCCCGGAGTTCTGTTACTCACCGAAAACCGAACGGAGCGAGCCCAAGGTGCCACTGATCACAGAGAAGATAAAAATTCTTTCCGAGGTCCAGCCCAAGGAGCCTCCACCACAGGGAGGAGTACCCGTCTTCCCGCCACCCCTGGGCCTCCAGACGGTGCAGCACGAAACCACCACGACCAAAGAGGTTAAGGTGGAGTATGGACAACCGATTGTGCGACCTGCAGCAGTGCTGGCCACTCCTGCCCAGCAGAATCCTCGCTCGCCCTCACCCAAACCCTCCGCCGAAGGTGTGGCCATGTCGAGGCTCTGGACACCTACTGGAGTGACTGGTTACACCAGCGATGTAGAGCAGAAGTCAGAGAAGACAGTGATCTCCAAGCTGGCCACACCAACGCCGTCGAAAGAGCTGAATGCACCCTTCCTGGTTAATCAGATAGCAAAGAGCATACCTTCGACAACAGCAACTCCTGCAACTCACTTGGTTAATGTGGAGCTGGAACCGGGGACACCACCAGAGATTTGCTTTGCACCAAAGGTGGAAGAGACACGTCGTCGTTCCTTGGTGGAGAGCATGGAACAGAAGCTGGAACAGAACCTGATCCAGGGACCCAGCAAAGTGCTGCCCCACTCGGTGCCCACCTTGACTCCAGCCGCTGTACCACCGGCACAGCCAAAGCCCCTGGGTAGCACCACCTACAGACCACCACCTCCGGTTATACCCACCCGATTGGGTGTCTACGAAAGCGATTACGAGAGTGATCGGTACAAGTACAGTGGCAGTGAATCGGATGTGGAGCCTGGAAATCGCAAGCAGCCCCAACAGACCACCATGGAGACTTCCTTCAAGTCCAGTGGCTACACGGCTGATACAGAGGAGCATTCGAGCTATCGCAAGTCGGAGTCGAGCTATTACGAAACCAAGTCATCATCGTCGGTGGGAAATGCATTCCCCAAACTGCAGCCCGAACCTCCTGCACCTATTTACTTCACCCCCAAGCCACAACCTCAGGTGCAACCCCAGGTGGTGCCGCCACCTCAATCGAATTTTAGCAGCCAGGAGGCGAAG GACTACAAGTACACCTCCTCGAGTATGACCAGCAACTACTCCCACAACATgcagagcagcagcagttcctcCCGTCAGGAGACCAAGTACTCCTCGACGACAGGAGCACCACCACCGCAAGTGGTCACCTATCCCAGTCCCATTCCTGCCCAGAGGAAGACCCCGGCGGCGGAGTTTAGTGACTACAGCAGCGAGATTGATGAACGCTTCCGTTCCGTGTCCCGCGCCAATGAGTCAGATGCCGAGATCAAAGGCTATCGAGTGGTCTTCCCACCCACACCTACTCCTCGCACAAACCTTGCCACCAATGGGCACAAGTCCCCGGTGGTGGTGATTACTCCCTCGCCCATGGAGTTTGAGCCCACTCCTCAGGAGTATGCCAGGCCCAAGTTTGAACCGATTGGCAAGGAGATACGCCATGAGATCAAGACGGAGAGCAGCTCCAAGCAGTCCAAGTTCGTGCAGAACCAGCAGCAAAGTCAGCCTGTTTTCAAGCCCAAGCCAGTGGCGGCCAAGTTCATAGCGGCCacccaacagcagcagcagccacaggcCACCGCCCGTCCGACCATGTACTACAATGCTGTTGCTGGAGCTCCGATGCACCTGGCCAAGGTGGCCACCGAGACCAAGAACGTGATGCAGATGCACGAGTCCACGGAGAGCTCGCAGCGAGTGGTGAATATGCAGCAGACCAAGAGGATAATCCACTTCGATAGTCCGCAGGAGCAGCGGGATCAGCAGATCGTGCTGGAGCCTTTCCCCTACAGTCCGGCCACAAGTCGTACCCCCTCGAGGCAATCCCATCTGCCACCGCCAGCCACTCCCACCAAGTTTGTGCCCGGGGAGTTCCGGGAGAGTGATTACGAGAGTGAGATTGAGGGAGCACGCATCCAACCTCTGTGGTCCCCCTATGGCGATGGCTTGACCAAGGGCTTCAGGCGAGTGGCCCCACCTCAAGGAGGCAGTCGATCCTGCAGCCTGCCTAGGACCTACGAGAGGGTGCTATCACCCATGGAATTCGATCGGGGTCCCGAGATGCCCAGCAAGATTCACGTGGATATCAATACCCTGAAGAAGGAGCAGCGCGGCGGGAGTACAGTGACCACCCAACATCGCACCCAGTCCCTGAACAGGAACTCCACCATgaggcaacagcagcaacagcaacagcaacagcagcagcagtccaTGGATCAGATTGATAGGGCCGGAACTCTGCCCCGCTATGGTTACAGTTCCCTCCAGCAGCAGGCCGAGAATCAGGGCCGGCGGATGGGCTCCACCTTCCTCCAGAAGTCCCATCAGTTCGTCGATGATGTGAGCAGGGAGGTAAGGAGCTCGGCATCGAATGGCTTGGGCATCCGACCGGGTTTCAAGAGGGCTCCCAGCGAgggcagcagccagcagcctCAGGCCTTCCGGGATGAGTCGCGCGTCTCTCAATATG TGCCGGAACTGCCCAATACGGAACCCGTCAATGCGCATCTGAGTCGCGATGAGCTGGCACAAAGGCAGCCATTATTCATAACG CCGCTGAAAGACATCGCAGTCGGAGTGGGCGGCACGGCGCGCTTCGAGTGCATTGTGCAGGCGCATCCGCAGCCGCAGGTCAACTGGACGCACAACGGCGGCCTCTTGGAGCCGGGCAGCCGGCACTGCATCGAGTACCGGAACGGCGTGTGCCGGCTGACACTGCCGCAGGCCTATCCGG ATGACAACGGCAGCTACGCATGCACCGCCATGAATCCTTTGGGAGCGGCCTCCACCAGCGGAAATTTGACCGTTTCGAGCACAAACCGCGGCTTTAGATACTAA